Within the Emticicia oligotrophica DSM 17448 genome, the region TTATCCCAGTTAAAGAAATCAAAATTACTTGTTACATCACGTAAAATATATTTTGCCCCTACCTCAAAGATATTTTTCTTAAATGGATAAGTATAATCTAACTGGAAAGTAGATTCGCTATTAATACCATCATTATTACTTTTATTGAAAGGTAATCCTAAACGAGCATTCGTAAAATCAGTTGTACGAACATTACGACCATGTTGTGCTAGAAACGCTAATTCATGTCCTTGCTCTTTGAATGTTTTTGTGTAGTTGAAATCTAAATCTACACTTTTATTATCACGAATATTTTTGGTATCTTGCGTAAATTGTTGAAGAATAGAACCCGAAATAGTTTTCAACAAACTAGATTGAACGCCAGTAGTGTTAAAATTACCAAGACCATATCTTGCACTTAAACTCATTGAATTTTTTGAGTTAATATCATAATCAATAGATAATTGCGTGTTAGCAAATAAACGTCTAACGTTACTTTCATCTGATTGATTAAAAGTTGTTTCCACACCTCTCACCGAAGAATTACGAGAAGTTGTACCATTACTTGGCGTATTGTATGAGCTATTACCTCCAAAATTCAAAGAAGTTCCGATTTTCTTTTTACGCATATTGATATTACCAAATGCATTAGCACCTCTCCAACCCGCACCTCCATTTACGAAACCCGTCAATCCTTGTAAATTATTTTTCTTTGTCACAATATTAATAATACCAGCAGTACCTTCAGCATCATATTTAGCTGATGGTGAAGTAATTACTTCAACTGACTTAATCATATCGGCAGGAATTTGCTTAATAGCATCGGCAACATTAGTAGCCAAAATACTTGATGGCTTGTTGTTGATTAACACTTTGATATTGCCACTACCACGCATCTGAACATTACCGTCCATATCTACTGTAAGCATTGGTACCTTGCGAAGCACATCTTCTGCAGTACCACCTCTACTCGTAATATCTTTATCAGCGTTGTAAACCAAACGGTCAACTTTATCTTCAATCAAAGCAGCTTGACCTGTTACTGTTACTTCGTTCAAAACTTTAGTATCAGTGGCCATTAATAAACTTCCAACGTTTACTTCTTCTTTATTGGCCTTAATCTCAATCTTGCCAATAACAACATTTTTATATCCAATAAATGAACCAACTACTTTATAAGTACCTTTAGCCAAATTTTTGACTGTGAAAGCACCATTCATATCTGTCATTGCACCATCAACAACTTTATTGTTTTTATCGTATACTGCTACAGATGCAAATTCTACTGGTTTATTCGTTGTAGAGTCAATCAATTTACCACTAATTTTGGCCGAACCACGTGGAATTTCTTCTTGTGGAACCTGTTGTTGTTGATTCATCATTCCAGGAAAACCACCGCCGCCCATACGCATTCCTCCTCCGCCACCACCCATACCAGGCATTTGGGCAAAAGTTGTAATCACAGTTCCTACAATAAATAATAAAAGTAAATTCAGTTTTTTCATTAGTTGATTTATTAAAAAGTAGTTTTGTCAAGCAGTTCGAACTTGTACGAAATTCTTAATTTTGTACAAAAATACTGCTTAAATACCCTTTAAAAACTAAAATTTGTACCAAATGATTTAGTTAAATTACAAGCGGCAGAAAAGTATAGACGAATGGCATAGAATAATAGACGTTGAAAAGATTACAATTCCAAAAGAATGAAGAGCAAAAACGTAAGTTTACGTTTCGAGAAGATATTTTCTTCTTGTAGGGTTTATCAAAAATTTCTTTTGCGATGTGAAACTTTCTGGGTGCATTTCAGCAAAAAGTCGACGCCATTCAGCAAACCTTTCTGGTTCTGATTTCATGAATTTGTTAGCATCAATTTTTTTTGACAATAAATATTCCTCAAAAGTCATTTTAAAACAATGTAAGATTATTTGCAAAACTATTGACTATTTCTCAATTTTATACTAGTATTCAACTTTTTCTTTTCAATTTATGCCTAAAGCATTTTTTCTTGCCCTGACCATTATTTTTTACAGCTCTGCTTGTCAAAATAAACCATTAGTTTATAGAGGAACAAAACTGAAAGGTGTATGTTTTGTCGCTCCTCCAAGAGAAATTGATGCCAATGAATTTGATAAAGTGAAGGAAGTAAACGCCACTTGGGTTGCCTTAACACCCTATGGATTTACTCGAGGTGGGAATCCAGAATTCAAGTATAATAAATCAAGTGATGGGCACTGGTGGGGAGAATCTCCGAAAGGCGTAAGTGAATGTGCCAAAATGGCTCATGAAAAAGGACTAAAAATCATGTTAAAGCCTCATGCTTGGATACAAAGTAATCAAGGAAGCACTTTTACAGGAGATTTAGATTTCAAGACAGATGAAGAATGGAAAACTTTTGAAAAAACCTTTGGAGAATATTTAATTGATTATGCAAAAGTTGCCGATTCTTGCAAAATTGAAGTCTATTGTATTGCTACTGAATTTGAAAATTTTGTTGAAAAACGTCCTGAATTTTGGCATAAAATAATCAAAGAAATTAGAGGCATTTATAAGGGCCAGCTTACGTATGCTGAAAATTGGGATTGCTACGAAAAAGTACCTTTCTGGAATGAACTTGATTTTGTAGGAGTAGATGCCTATTTCCCACTTGCCGACGAACAACATCCTCAATTAAATACCATCAAAAAAGGCTGGTATGAACACAGAAAAAAGTTAGAAAAATTTAGCAGTAAAATTCAAAAACCTATCCTTTTTACTGAAATTGGCTATCAAAGTACTGATTTTACTACTCACAAACCATGGGAATCCTACACTCAACATGCCGATAACGACCCACTTCAAGCCGATGCTTATCGGGCATTTTTTGAAGAAATGTGGCAAGAACAATGGTTGGCAGGATGTTTCATTTG harbors:
- a CDS encoding TonB-dependent receptor domain-containing protein; this encodes MKKLNLLLLFIVGTVITTFAQMPGMGGGGGGMRMGGGGFPGMMNQQQQVPQEEIPRGSAKISGKLIDSTTNKPVEFASVAVYDKNNKVVDGAMTDMNGAFTVKNLAKGTYKVVGSFIGYKNVVIGKIEIKANKEEVNVGSLLMATDTKVLNEVTVTGQAALIEDKVDRLVYNADKDITSRGGTAEDVLRKVPMLTVDMDGNVQMRGSGNIKVLINNKPSSILATNVADAIKQIPADMIKSVEVITSPSAKYDAEGTAGIINIVTKKNNLQGLTGFVNGGAGWRGANAFGNINMRKKKIGTSLNFGGNSSYNTPSNGTTSRNSSVRGVETTFNQSDESNVRRLFANTQLSIDYDINSKNSMSLSARYGLGNFNTTGVQSSLLKTISGSILQQFTQDTKNIRDNKSVDLDFNYTKTFKEQGHELAFLAQHGRNVRTTDFTNARLGLPFNKSNNDGINSESTFQLDYTYPFKKNIFEVGAKYILRDVTSNFDFFNWDNNSSSYIIQPSRTNNFSYNQDVAAAYSTLTIALPKKWGFKAGVRYENTQITAKFQTSDKPILIPAYDNIIPTVTVSKDFPKNHKIKFSYGQRIQRPSLEFLNPFVNYADPLNISYGNPLLKPELSHSFEFNYSTFFKANSINVSLFRRFTDNNITTVRSVDDKGIVTSTFDNIGKTNFYGGSVFINLQPTKNLRIGGGTNITNNLLSGSIVIPVLQTDNTYKSTVVAISNEGWNANVNFNASYTFTKGWGAQAFGFMGSRQIQLQGYQGSFRFYNLGAKKDFKNKKGSFNIGLDNPFTSSLKIKGETSDPTFKSANTRYIYNRGIRFSINYMFGKMDFNGGSMFRSKKKVSNDDAKAGEGDSSGGGAQQPAAGGGRPR
- a CDS encoding glycoside hydrolase family 113 — its product is MPKAFFLALTIIFYSSACQNKPLVYRGTKLKGVCFVAPPREIDANEFDKVKEVNATWVALTPYGFTRGGNPEFKYNKSSDGHWWGESPKGVSECAKMAHEKGLKIMLKPHAWIQSNQGSTFTGDLDFKTDEEWKTFEKTFGEYLIDYAKVADSCKIEVYCIATEFENFVEKRPEFWHKIIKEIRGIYKGQLTYAENWDCYEKVPFWNELDFVGVDAYFPLADEQHPQLNTIKKGWYEHRKKLEKFSSKIQKPILFTEIGYQSTDFTTHKPWESYTQHADNDPLQADAYRAFFEEMWQEQWLAGCFIWKWFPEMKREKEEKRQHKFRDRYTPQGKAGELVLKEFFKKQS